The following DNA comes from Planctomycetota bacterium.
ATGCCCACCAACAGCTCGCCTTCGCCGATGTTGAGGGCGACCTCGTCGGACAAGCGCAGGGTGCGGCATTGGTGCGGCCCCTCGACCAGCCGGATATACAGGGCGTCACATTCCCGGTCGTAGCGGATG
Coding sequences within:
- a CDS encoding DUF2283 domain-containing protein, whose product is MTIRYDRECDALYIRLVEGPHQCRTLRLSDEVALNIGEGELLVGIEVLDARKVLGSGALPRLVLENFPSEVVQTS